A genomic region of Catalinimonas niigatensis contains the following coding sequences:
- a CDS encoding class I SAM-dependent methyltransferase, which yields MKGLRKSSIQQIRERFDKDVERFSNLEAGQQSTIDAAISLDLITDAAKVINPLARILLDIGCGAGNYTLKMLSKIPDLDCTLLDLSMPMLDRAKERVSKQTNGEIKVIQDDIRQAQIPAGAYDIILAGAVLHHLRDKSDWEFVFRKIYNSLQQGGSFWISDLVIQDTLPVNSLIWHQYGNYLEKLGGVDYKKQVSEYIQKEDSPRSLNFQLRLMEKVGFKHVEILHKHLCFAAFGGVK from the coding sequence ATGAAAGGATTAAGAAAGTCTTCCATACAACAGATCAGGGAGAGGTTTGACAAAGATGTAGAACGTTTTTCCAACCTAGAGGCTGGGCAACAATCCACCATAGATGCTGCTATTAGTCTAGATTTAATCACCGATGCCGCCAAAGTTATTAATCCATTAGCGAGAATCCTCTTAGATATAGGCTGTGGTGCTGGCAACTACACCTTGAAAATGTTGAGTAAGATTCCTGACCTTGATTGTACGCTGCTTGATTTAAGCATGCCTATGCTGGATAGAGCAAAGGAAAGGGTAAGTAAACAGACTAACGGAGAGATAAAAGTTATTCAGGATGATATACGGCAAGCTCAAATACCTGCAGGAGCATACGATATTATTCTGGCAGGTGCAGTTTTACACCATTTAAGAGATAAAAGTGATTGGGAATTTGTTTTCAGGAAAATTTACAATAGCCTTCAACAAGGAGGTAGCTTCTGGATTTCTGATTTAGTTATACAGGATACACTTCCTGTCAATAGCTTAATTTGGCATCAATATGGCAATTATCTGGAAAAGTTAGGTGGCGTAGATTATAAGAAACAAGTTTCAGAATATATTCAAAAGGAGGATAGCCCTCGTTCTCTAAACTTTCAACTCCGTTTGATGGAAAAGGTAGGGTTTAAACATGTTGAAATTTTACACAAACACCTCTGTTTTGCAGCCTTTGGGGGAGTAAAATAA
- a CDS encoding response regulator: protein MTLEQINELTRIAYHKTAGKYHEHFKNEITQKTYDRLLLDQFLNILRSASMICDAGCGPSGHIGNYLFKKSHKIVLIEDNADVRETTADILELAEYEVITAESRA, encoded by the coding sequence ATGACATTAGAGCAAATCAATGAATTAACAAGAATAGCCTACCATAAAACGGCAGGTAAATACCATGAACATTTTAAAAATGAAATAACACAGAAAACATATGACAGATTGCTTTTAGATCAATTTTTAAACATATTGAGGAGTGCTTCAATGATTTGCGATGCTGGGTGCGGACCATCTGGACACATTGGCAACTATTTATTTAAAAAGAGTCATAAAATCGTGTTGATAGAAGATAATGCCGATGTAAGAGAAACCACTGCCGATATTCTCGAGTTGGCAGAATATGAGGTTATTACCGCAGAAAGCAGGGCATAG
- a CDS encoding DoxX family protein, with translation MEKEISIKTKSFQSRIIAFRTVTLILVIGMLAGGISTLVRVEYQVNIFNHLDYPLFLMSMIGIAKILAAIVLILPGIPLLKIGAYVGIFIVSICAFISHVVANDSVGAMMNPLILTAIVLAAHFLNPYIKVVSTARV, from the coding sequence ATGGAAAAAGAAATAAGCATTAAAACAAAGTCATTCCAATCAAGAATTATTGCTTTTCGCACTGTCACTCTGATACTAGTAATCGGCATGTTAGCAGGCGGAATATCCACACTTGTAAGGGTTGAATACCAGGTCAATATCTTTAATCATTTGGACTACCCTTTGTTTTTAATGAGTATGATTGGTATCGCTAAAATTCTCGCAGCTATTGTCTTGATTTTACCTGGTATTCCGCTACTGAAAATTGGAGCCTATGTAGGTATTTTCATTGTATCAATTTGTGCCTTTATTTCACATGTTGTTGCCAATGACAGTGTAGGGGCAATGATGAATCCATTGATCCTGACAGCCATCGTATTGGCTGCACACTTTTTGAACCCATACATTAAAGTTGTATCAACAGCCAGAGTTTAA
- a CDS encoding GlxA family transcriptional regulator yields the protein MKSISVLVTHNALIAAIGNTRYLFGLVNDFLKQSGQPALFDVKVVGVAKKMKLSGGLYIVQPDAIVEEVEQTDLIIIPPMSGEMESGISLNKKYISWIRQQYQRGAEVASLCVGAFLLAETGLLRGRQCSSHWQSAPEFRKRYPDVHLVDDKIITDHNGLYTSGGANSYWNLLVYLVEKYTSRTMAIRTSKYFEVEMDRDTQSPFKIFEGNKLHDDKLVECTQKFIESHYQDKLTIEQLAALANLSRRTFHRRFKKATHFTVGEYIQRVKIEAAKQMLEADGLTVNEVMFQVGYHDPKAFRDIFRKVAGMSPMSYKNRYHWDVF from the coding sequence ATGAAAAGTATCAGTGTGTTGGTTACCCATAATGCCCTCATTGCTGCAATTGGTAATACCAGATATTTGTTTGGCCTGGTCAATGACTTCTTAAAGCAATCAGGGCAACCTGCTCTCTTTGATGTAAAAGTAGTGGGAGTCGCTAAAAAGATGAAGCTGAGTGGAGGTTTATATATCGTACAACCAGATGCGATTGTGGAGGAAGTGGAACAAACAGATCTTATCATTATTCCTCCTATGAGTGGTGAGATGGAAAGTGGTATCTCGCTTAACAAAAAATACATCTCCTGGATCAGGCAACAATACCAAAGAGGGGCTGAGGTAGCAAGTTTATGTGTAGGTGCTTTTTTATTGGCAGAAACAGGTTTGTTGAGAGGCAGGCAATGTTCTTCCCATTGGCAATCTGCTCCTGAGTTCAGGAAGCGCTATCCTGATGTGCATTTGGTAGATGACAAAATCATCACGGATCATAATGGTCTGTACACCAGTGGGGGTGCCAATTCATACTGGAATCTTCTGGTTTATCTGGTAGAAAAATATACCAGCCGTACCATGGCCATACGTACTTCAAAATATTTTGAAGTAGAGATGGATAGAGATACACAATCTCCTTTTAAGATTTTTGAAGGCAATAAATTGCACGACGATAAACTTGTAGAGTGTACTCAAAAGTTCATTGAATCACACTATCAAGATAAATTAACCATTGAGCAGTTGGCAGCCTTAGCTAACCTTTCCCGCAGAACCTTTCACAGGAGATTCAAGAAGGCAACTCATTTCACTGTAGGAGAATATATCCAAAGAGTAAAAATTGAGGCAGCAAAACAAATGTTGGAAGCTGATGGACTGACTGTTAATGAAGTCATGTTTCAGGTGGGTTATCATGATCCCAAAGCTTTCAGAGATATTTTCAGAAAGGTTGCTGGTATGTCCCCTATGTCATATAAGAACAGATATCATTGGGACGTTTTTTAG
- a CDS encoding LysR family transcriptional regulator, with translation MELRHLLYFKTVAEELHFRNAASRLFISQPPLSRQIKELEEELGVKLFERNNKKVILTEAGMYLKKEAEKILSQVEESKLVVKQIHQGVSGKLRVGYISSTYHVHLVNVLKQIPCIFPFVKTKLYEIPTAKQIKALEEGKLDIGILRTPVDSEKLKIIPLFNDPFVLVIPKTEQIYSDNNELKHFLVNEHFIFFNKDYAPEYHRKLIEICQRMGFFPDVVHEANNVHSILRLVESGLGVSIVPQSLKHQYAYLNIAFIELPVMPIYTEVVLAFKAQHIHPAAKWFIEKYSDLFH, from the coding sequence ATGGAGCTACGACATCTTTTGTATTTTAAAACTGTTGCAGAAGAACTGCATTTTCGTAATGCAGCTTCCAGACTTTTTATATCTCAGCCGCCGTTAAGCAGGCAAATTAAAGAATTGGAAGAAGAGCTAGGAGTGAAGCTTTTTGAGCGCAACAACAAAAAAGTTATTCTTACAGAGGCAGGGATGTATTTAAAGAAGGAAGCCGAAAAGATCCTCTCTCAAGTAGAAGAAAGTAAACTTGTTGTAAAGCAGATTCATCAGGGAGTGAGCGGTAAGTTAAGGGTTGGGTATATAAGCTCTACTTACCATGTCCACTTGGTAAATGTATTGAAGCAAATCCCTTGCATTTTTCCTTTTGTAAAAACAAAGCTGTACGAAATTCCTACAGCCAAGCAAATCAAAGCGCTAGAAGAAGGCAAATTGGATATAGGAATTTTAAGAACTCCTGTGGATTCAGAAAAGTTGAAAATTATTCCATTGTTCAATGATCCTTTTGTATTGGTAATACCCAAAACCGAACAAATCTATTCAGATAATAATGAGTTGAAGCACTTTCTTGTCAATGAGCATTTTATATTTTTCAACAAAGATTATGCTCCTGAATATCATCGGAAGTTGATAGAGATTTGTCAACGAATGGGTTTCTTTCCTGATGTGGTACATGAGGCAAATAATGTTCATTCTATTCTACGCTTGGTAGAAAGTGGTCTTGGCGTATCTATTGTACCACAGTCACTGAAGCATCAATACGCCTACTTAAATATAGCTTTTATTGAATTGCCAGTAATGCCCATTTATACTGAAGTGGTTTTAGCCTTCAAGGCTCAACATATACATCCTGCAGCAAAATGGTTTATTGAGAAATACTCTGATTTGTTTCATTAG
- the mreB gene encoding rod shape-determining protein — protein sequence MFNFNSLRRGTSLGIDLGNSNTIFVEKEDSYFSQPSFIALHKDKTTVKAVGQEAYDMLGKASEHYKIVKPLKGGVIMDYDSANCMVKSLIKSHYSKSSFFYGFDNVVAGIPFDTTEVERRALRDVLEQFKAQRRYLIFEPIAAAIGMGLDIQEPDGKFLVDIGGGVTEIVIISLSGIVSHQSIKVAGDAFDEDIQDYFRKRYNMSIGSKVAEQLKIKVGAATNNPEHTPEPCPIIGKNLMTGLPVSIEIGHSEVANILDNAISKIEDANLQALETCEPELAGDIYGNGIYLTGGGSLLRGLKQRLQAKTKLQVHHDADALQSVIRGIAKVIYSPKSYQAVLFQ from the coding sequence ATGTTTAATTTTAACAGCTTAAGAAGAGGAACAAGCCTGGGCATAGACCTGGGAAACAGCAATACTATTTTTGTTGAAAAAGAGGATAGCTATTTCTCACAGCCTTCTTTCATTGCATTGCATAAAGATAAAACCACTGTGAAAGCAGTAGGACAAGAGGCGTATGATATGCTGGGCAAAGCCAGTGAGCACTACAAAATTGTAAAGCCTCTGAAAGGCGGAGTAATCATGGATTATGATTCGGCCAATTGTATGGTAAAGTCCCTGATCAAAAGCCATTATTCCAAATCTTCATTTTTTTATGGTTTTGATAATGTAGTAGCGGGCATTCCTTTTGATACTACCGAAGTGGAACGAAGGGCTTTGCGCGATGTACTAGAACAATTTAAAGCGCAAAGAAGATACCTTATCTTTGAACCTATCGCTGCCGCCATAGGCATGGGGCTGGATATTCAGGAACCTGATGGTAAATTCTTGGTAGATATTGGTGGTGGCGTTACAGAAATTGTGATTATATCCTTGTCTGGCATTGTATCTCATCAGTCTATCAAAGTAGCAGGAGATGCCTTTGATGAAGACATACAGGATTATTTCAGAAAGCGGTACAACATGTCTATTGGCAGTAAGGTAGCAGAACAACTCAAGATCAAAGTTGGCGCTGCTACTAACAACCCTGAGCATACCCCCGAACCTTGTCCGATAATAGGCAAGAATTTGATGACCGGACTTCCGGTCAGTATAGAAATAGGTCACTCAGAAGTAGCAAATATATTAGATAACGCTATCAGCAAGATAGAAGATGCTAATCTACAGGCGCTTGAAACATGTGAGCCAGAGCTTGCCGGTGATATCTACGGAAACGGGATTTATTTGACGGGCGGAGGCTCTTTGCTAAGAGGCCTAAAGCAAAGACTGCAAGCCAAAACCAAGCTTCAGGTGCATCATGATGCTGATGCCTTGCAGTCAGTGATCAGAGGTATTGCCAAAGTTATTTATTCTCCTAAATCATATCAAGCTGTGTTATTCCAGTAA
- a CDS encoding GreA/GreB family elongation factor codes for MSKKIVVTERDYDLISKFVNYNPHNLSSYSYSRLVEELKEANIIAGDKIPEGVIGLNSEVTLYENTLGKEIKITLVVPSKVNPKNNKISIFSPLGVALIGYHEGDSVEWEVHGTVRQYKVLQVINSGNKE; via the coding sequence ATGTCAAAAAAGATTGTAGTCACTGAAAGAGATTATGATTTGATCTCAAAATTTGTCAATTATAATCCTCATAATTTATCCAGTTATTCGTATTCAAGACTTGTGGAAGAATTAAAAGAGGCCAATATTATCGCCGGAGATAAAATTCCAGAAGGTGTAATTGGCCTGAACTCTGAAGTTACATTGTATGAAAACACACTTGGAAAAGAGATTAAAATAACTTTAGTAGTTCCCAGTAAAGTAAACCCTAAAAACAATAAAATTTCAATATTTTCTCCATTAGGCGTAGCACTAATCGGATATCATGAAGGAGACTCGGTGGAATGGGAAGTACATGGAACTGTTAGGCAGTACAAAGTACTCCAAGTCATTAATTCGGGAAATAAAGAATAA
- a CDS encoding response regulator yields the protein MMPGLDGYGILHILSKKPETASIPFIFLTAKAEKEDVRKGTWVQTTI from the coding sequence ATGATGCCCGGTCTGGATGGCTATGGTATTTTGCATATCCTCAGTAAAAAACCGGAAACAGCCAGCATTCCATTTATATTCCTCACTGCCAAGGCAGAAAAAGAAGATGTGCGCAAGGGAACCTGGGTGCAGACGACTATTTGA
- a CDS encoding VC0807 family protein — MKDHSPEHNNLSSPHTPSFGKSDKPQKKVYSVMGEMGTLLLFDMLIPIASFYGLRAMGVHAFVALMLGSLPTIGFVLYQIIRHQKVDMLALLVLAVMAFSVAMSFATGSARFMLARGGGVVGLVGSGFLVSLFLKKPLAFTITRSLLQRAKITGQHLDKLWNSLPHFRHVWRISTIIWGVGFLGKAVVLVVMAYSLPVDVVPVLDTVLHIVTFVALQIITHIYYQQQGIWKLIFNHDLNRVKK; from the coding sequence ATGAAGGATCATAGCCCGGAACATAATAATTTGTCATCACCCCATACTCCTTCCTTCGGTAAATCAGACAAACCTCAGAAAAAGGTATACAGCGTAATGGGTGAAATGGGCACTCTTTTGCTGTTTGACATGCTTATTCCCATTGCGAGTTTTTATGGACTCCGAGCCATGGGTGTGCATGCATTTGTAGCCTTGATGCTAGGGTCTTTGCCCACCATCGGTTTTGTGTTGTATCAGATCATCAGGCATCAAAAAGTGGATATGCTGGCTTTATTGGTATTGGCAGTCATGGCATTTAGTGTAGCTATGTCCTTTGCTACTGGCAGCGCACGCTTTATGCTTGCCAGAGGGGGGGGGGTCGTGGGGTTGGTTGGAAGTGGCTTTCTTGTATCCTTGTTTTTGAAAAAACCCCTGGCTTTTACCATAACCCGAAGTTTGCTGCAACGGGCCAAAATCACTGGTCAACATCTAGACAAACTCTGGAACAGTCTACCGCACTTTCGCCATGTCTGGCGGATATCTACAATCATATGGGGAGTAGGATTCTTAGGCAAGGCTGTGGTGCTAGTCGTGATGGCCTATAGTCTTCCAGTTGATGTGGTTCCTGTTTTGGATACTGTACTGCATATCGTCACATTCGTTGCTTTGCAGATCATCACCCACATTTATTATCAGCAGCAAGGCATCTGGAAATTAATTTTTAATCATGATCTGAACAGAGTAAAAAAATAG